The window TCTCCGTCGACGGCTGACAGGCTTTGCAGATGAGATAAGCGCGTATATCCCAAGGCTGAAATCCAGCGCTGCATTGTCCATCAGATCCGTTACACGACAAAATTCGTCTCTTACAAGGACATTAAGGCTTTTATGAATGATTTGAAGGGTGTCTATCAGGCTCCTACACTGGAGCAGGCCGAGGAAGGGCTTGACAGACTTGAAGAGAAGTGGGGCTCGAAATACCCGTCTTCGGTAGCGAGCTGGCGGAACAACTGGCCTCAGTTATCCGCTTATTTCAAGTATCCCTATGAGCTGCGCCGGATGATCTATACGACAAACCAGATCGAGAACTACAACCGGCAGCTCAGGAAAGTGACAAAAACACGTACGATCTTCCCCTCAGACGACGCCCTTCTCAAGCTCCTTTATCTTGCGACGATGGACATCACTGAAAAGTGGACCGGCAGGGACAGGGACTGGAGTAAAATTCTGTCACAGCTGTGCATTTACTTTGAGGAACGCATAGAACCCGGAGATCTGGAATAGCCCTAAACGCCTATAAGAAAAGTCCGGGCTGCAGTCCATTGACAGCCCGGATAGCGTATGTCATTATGGTGATACTGAAGCAGTAACGGTAACCCTTTGATGTCTTACATCGATCCAGGGGCAAGGGGTTTACACAGAATAAGTTACACTACCTAGAAATCTTCCTCTAAGGAATGGAAACCACTCTATATTTTCGTGGGTGCATATATTGCGCTCGTTAGAAATCTTCCTCTAAGGAATGGAAACATTTCTTGGGCGGATAGTAATTCAGGCTGAACCCGGTTAGAAATCTTCCTCTAAGGAATGGAAACTCGAGTCTCCGAAGGCGAGGTACGTCCCCGAGCCCAGTTAGAAATCTTCCTCTAAGACCCGTTCAGTTCTTTGCAGCGCGTATCTTATCGAGAAATTCCCTGTCGGCCGGGCAGAATTCGTACTGAGGAATCTCTTCGGCCGTTATCCAGCGTATATCGCTGTGTTCGAGCTTTTGCGGCGTTCCCTCGGCTATCGCCGCGCTGAAGAGAGTCAGATGCACGGCTGTATCGGGGTATGCGTATTCTGCTTCGGCAAAGACGCTCCCGAGCAAGAGCGCGACGCCGAGTTCCTCACGGCATTCGCGGATAAGGGCCTCTTCCTTACTCTCGCCGGGCTCTACCTTGCCTCCGGCGAATTCCCACAGCCTTCCGCGCGCCTTGTGCGCGGGCCTCCGGCAGATCATGAATTTATCTCCGCTGCGAATCAGCGCGGCTACGACTTCGATCATAAAAATCCCTCCGCTTTTCCGCATGGCGGCGAAAGCGCCGCCATGCGTCGGTAATCATAGCACAGCGCTTACGCTGAGGCGTGCCTGCCTCCGAAAAATACACTGCTCCTGATTCCTTCCTGCGCGCATTTTCTCTTTATCTCCAAGCGCAGCACTTCCCAGAAATCTTTTTGACGGCGCAGATATATTTCTTCGTATAGCTCTTTCAGCTCAGGGTGAAGCGAGTTCACGAAGGATAAGATTTTTTCCGCGTTGCCGCGGCGCAGTTTCAGTGCGTCGAAGGTGATGTGCGAGGTTAAGGGCTTCACGGCGTTTATTATCGTGGCGCAGTCCGTTATCGCGGGGAAGAGAGGTGCACACATGACGTTCGTCTCTATCCCCGCACTTTGCAGAGCCGCCATCGCCGCTAGCTTCTTCTGAGGGCTCGACGCGTACGGCTCCGCCCTCTTCCTGAATTCGTCGTCAAGCGAGCTGAAGGAGAATGTCACGCAGGCGCTGGGAAATTCTTTGAGAATATCTATGTCGCGGACAACGAGCGCCGATTTGGTGATTATCGATATGGAAGGCTGGGCCGGAAGCAGCGCGCGGAGGATGCCACGGGTCGTGAGGGAGTGTTCTTCGTAAGGGTTGTAGGCGTCGGTCATCGAACTGAGCAGTATGCTTTTGCGGAATAGTTTCGCAAGGTCGAAGGGCGCGGAGGGGAGCTTCACGTCAAGGTACGACCCCCATGGCTCGGCGCGCCCGCGATGCGCGCGCATTATCTCGGCCGCGTAGCAGTAGACACAGCCGTGCGGGCAGCCGATATACGGGTTTATCACGAAATCGGAGCCCAGCTTCGTTGGGGAGAGCAGACTCTTTACCTTGACGCGCGCTACCGTTACCATTTTTCCCCTCCTAATCCATCAGCGAAGTGCGGCTTTTGATTCCCTTCCCCTTGTCTACGTCTGCGATCTTTACCTCCACGCCGAAGAGGTAGCACAAATACGCTTCGGTGATCGCCGAAGCGGGAAGGGCCCACACATACACATGCACGCCTTTCAGCGGCGCGGCTGTGTTTCTCGCGAGGAAGGCGTGTTCCGGCGCGTGTGTAGCCATTATAATGCTTATCCCTTTTTCTTCGGCGAGAATTTTTATCGTTCTCAGCATTTTGATTTGGTTGCCGAGATCAAGGTGCGACGTCGGCTTATTTAGCAGCAGCTCCGTCTCCTGTACTATCGCGGAGGCGAAGGGCGCCGTCTGCCGCTCGCCGCAAAAGCTCTTATAGAATTCCCGAACGGTCTTTTTGCCCCCTATTCCCAAATTGGCGGGCTTGTGTTTCGGCATCGCGACGTCGGCAACTCAAGATGAAACGCTTGAAGTGGCTTTTACGCAGATTGCTCGAATATGATAATATTGGTAAACGAAAAATTCCGCGGCGTCGTGCGTGGGAGCGGGTGAGAGAATGGCTTTGAGCGGGAATATGAGGAGGGGCGGGGTGCTATCCCTCTGTGCCGCTTTTTGCTGGGGGATCATCAGCCCCGCGGCGAAGATCGTCTCCGCCGCTGAGATAGACCTGATGACGCTGATGATATTCCGCTCTTTATTTGCGCTTGCGGCGTCGGGGCTCTGCCTTTTTATCAGCGGACAGCGGGCGCGCCTGCACGTCGGCCGCGAAACGGCGCGCTTCTATTTCATATGCGGCGCTTTCTCCGTCGCCTTGGCGGGAGGAGGCTATCTGAAATCCCTCGCCTATCTCACAGTCGCCCAGGCCATCGTCATACACTACACCTTCCCGTTGGCGACTCTAGCCGGCTCTATGTGGGTCACTCGCGAGAAGCCGACTCCGCTGCAGGTGGCGGCCGGCTTCATCATTGTCGCCGGCGTCGTCACGGGGATGGGTGGAAGCGCCGCGTCGTTTACCTCCATACCGGCCGCCGGATTTATATGGGCCGCTCTCGCCGTAATAGGCATATCGGGGCAGGCCCTTGTCGCGCGGCGTTTCTCGATATCTCACGAGACTGACGAACTCGCGATGCTATTTTATTCGAATCTTTTCGGCTCCGCGCTGCTGATAGCGTACAAAACGCTCTTCGCCGGCTGGCGAGACGCGGCGCTCGTCACGCCGCGCCTCTTTGCTCTGATGAGCCTGGTGGCCTTTACCGGCAGCTTTCTCTCCTACGGCTTCTTCTACGCGGCGCTTAAATATATACCCGCCGCGGTCGTCAGCCTCTTCTGCACGTTTGAGATAGTCGTCGCGGTCGGGCTCACCGCTCTCTTCGTCGGGCAGGCCCCGTCGCCGCACGAGGCGGCCGGCTGCGCTCTGATACTGATAGCCATCTTCTGTGCGTCGGTAGCGCCTAAAGAAAAAAGATAATGATAACGTTTTTTGGCAAGGTCGTCAGAGCACATGTTCCGCGCGGCGCTTAAGCGGGCTCGAAAAGGGAGCCCCGTGCCCGCTTCTACGCGAGCAGAGGCATCACGTCGCCCTCCGCCACCTTCAGATATATCGTCTCTCCTTCGTGATAGCGGGCGGCGGTTTCCTTCGACGTTTCAACCCTTACCATGGAGAAATTGCTTTCCGAGTCAGCGCCACGCGGGCGCACGTTGATCACGCCGGAGAATACGTCGTCTTTAACTTCGAGTATCTCGGCTTCGATGGTGTTTTTGTCGCGTTCGCTTTCCGGCACCGGAATCAGATAATGCGCGCGCACGCCGACGTAGCGGATTTCTTTAGTCACCCCGCGCGCGCAGCTGAATTCCATATTCCAGTCCTTCGCGTGTATCGTATGCGCCCCCGAGGCTTCGGCGCGTGAGAAGTTCTTGCAGCCGGAAAGAATTGCGGCCGCCAGCGTCGGTGGGGCGCCGAAAAATTCAGCCACATCCTTAACTGGCTCGGAAACGCCTTGGTTTATCACGCAGACGCGGTCACATAGCCTGTAGACTTCGTCCCTGTTGTGCGATACGTAGAGGGTCGTGCCTCTGTATTGGCGTAGAACGCGCGCCAGCTTCTGTTCGAGCTGCCAGTGTAGGAAGCTGTCGAGCGCCGAGAGAGGCTCGTCGAGCATTATTACGGTCGGGTCGCTCGCCATGATGCGCGCCAGCGCGACGCGTTGCTGCTGCCCGCCGGAGAGCTGCGAGGGGTAGTGGTCTTCGAGCCCGGAAATGAAAAACCTCTCCGCTATCTCTTTGTAGCGCTCCTCTTTGTTCTCCCTGCGTCCCGCGCCGTGTTCGAATACCGTCATTATGTTCTGGCGCGTCGTCATATTCGGGAAGAGCGCGTAATTTTGAAATAGCAGCCCGACGTGGCGCCGCTGCGGCTTGAGATTTATTTTAGCGGCCGAATCGTAGAAGGTCACGCCGTTGACTATTATGCGCCCCTCGTCCGGCGTCACGATGCCGGCGATGCATTTCAGCGTCATGCTCTTGCCGCAGCCGGAGCCGCCGAGCAGCGCGAGCACCTCTCCGCCGGCTTCGAAGCTTACGTCGAGAGAAAAGCTCCCGAGTTTTTTCCTGAATTCCACTATCGCCGACATGGGCTACCTCCGCTCGAACTCTTCGGATAGAGTGTGGCTGACGGCTTTGCCCTTCGGCTGGCGATAGCTGTTTTCGAGCATGTTGACGGCTACTAAGACGACGAATGATATAACGAGGTTCACAAAGACCCATTTGGACGCCGCGGCGTCGTTACCCTCGCGCCACAGCTGATAGACCGTCGTCGAAATCGTAGCGGTGCGCCCGGGGATGTAGCCCGTCACCATCGTCGTGGCGCCGTACTCGCCGATCGCGCGCGCGAAGGCGAGCACAGTCGCCGCTAAGATGCCGTCTTTGCAATTCGGCACCATCACGCGCCAAAAGATGTATGTATTCGAAAGGCCCAGCGTCTGAGCGCTGTAGGTCAGGTTGTGGTCGAAGGCGTCAAAGGCCCCGCGCACCGTGCGGTACATCAGAGGGAAGGTGACGACGCCTGTCGCGAATATCGCCGAGTACCACGTCATCGTCAGCTTAAAACCGAAAAAATCCAGAACGACGGAGCCTACCGGGCCGAGAGGCCCTATCGTCTTTAAGAGGAAGAAGCCTACGACCGTCGGAGGCAGGACCATCGGCAGCGTGAGCACGCAGTCTAGCACGCCCTTTATGAACTTAGGCAGCTTGGAAATGTAGTAGGCGGCGCAGATGCCGCTGAAAAACGTTATAAATGTGGAAATACCCGCTATGCGAAGCGAGTTATACAGTGGAAACCAGTCCAAAAGTATCACTCTCCGTTATCATACGCGGCGGCCTGCGCTCTGCCGCGCTGGCAAACAGCGCCCGATCTTTTTTGAATGTCAAGTCCTTTTACTGATTAAAAAGGGCCGATCGTGTCGGCCCTTTACACGAGGAGAGAGAAGAAATAATATTTGCCTGGAATATTACTTCTTCGGAATCGAAAATCCTGTCTTTGTAAATACTGCCGAGCAAGGGTCGCTCTTGAGGTATTTCACGAACGCTTCGGCCTCGGCCTTATGCTTCGTATCCTTCATGATGGCCGCCGGGTAGATGATCGGCCTGTGCGTGCCCTTCGGCGCGAAGGAGATCACTTCGACGGCGTCCGAGGTGGCGGCGTCCGTGCTGTAGACCACGCCGCAGTTGACCGCCGCCGCAGCCGTCTGAGCGAGGACTTCCTTGACGTTGCTGGCGTAGGTGATCTTGTTTTCTTTCTTGAGCTTCTCCCAGATGCCCATGTTCTTGAATATCTCTTCCGAATACTGTCCGACGGGGACGTCGGAGTTGCCGAGCGCGATCAGCTTGACCTTGTCGCTCGCCACGTCGCCGAAGCTGCGGATATTCGTCGGGTTCTGGCCCTTCGGGACGATAAGGACGACCCTGTTCGAAACGATGTCGAAGCGCGTATCGGGCATTACGAACTTGTCGTTGATCGCGTTCATCTGCTTCTGTCCGGCGGAGATAAAGATGTCGCACTCGGCTCCCTGCTCGATCTGCGTCTTGAGCGTGCCGCTTGAGTCGAAATTGTAGACTATTTTGACGTTCGGGTCGACTTTCTCATACATCTCGGCGATCTGGTTCATCGATTCCGTCATCGATGCCGCCGCAAAGACATAGAGCTCAGTAGCGGCAAACGCAGGGAGCGCGATCAGGAGTGCCGCGCAAAGCAGCGCCAAAAGCGAAAGTTTCTTCTTCATATAGAACCTCTCCTTCAAGAATTTTTGCAAACCGCGGCGCGGCCGCAATAACGCAATGAAAATTATATAACGAGCTGCGATTTATTGCAATGCACTTGCGTTGCTGAAATTAAAAAACTTAAGGCTCCGAATAAATTTATGAGACGGCGTATGACGCACGGACCGGCCGGCGTTTTTGCGCCGATTTCTCAACGTTCGTGCCGGCATCGCGAAAAAATGCGGGCTCGATTTGACTTAGATACTTTACGAAGGTACAATGTCACCGAAATTTTATTTTGGGGGTATGTTAATGCAGCTGGAGCGCTATAACGGCCACATAGAAGAGGCCGATTACCTCAATCTCCTTATGGTGGATATCGCCGGCGACATCAGGAGCGTCGCCCTGCCCAAGGGCTACGTGTCGGAGAAGATATTGAAGGACGGCATCGGCTTCGACGCTTCGAATTACGGCTACGCGAAGGTCAGCGACTCTGATATGGTCGCGGTCCCCGATATGTCCACCGCGTTTTTCGAGATTCGCGGCGATTACAAGATGCTCCACGTCCTCTGCGACGTGGTATCGGCCGACCGCGAAACCTTTGATCAGTACCCGCGCAACGTTATAAAGAAAGCGCGCGATTTCCTCCGCGAGGAGGGCATCGCGGACACGGCGAAGCTCCTCGTCGAGCTTGAGTATTACGTCTTCGAAGAGGCGGAATACAAGAGCGGCGTGGAGGGCGCGTTCTACCGAGTTAAATCCTCCGAGGGCCTCGGCGAAGAGTTTGCAAGCAGCCCGAGGGTCTCCCTGCGGGGCGCCTATCACAGGATGCCGCCGGAGGACAGCTACATGGATTTCCGCAACGAAACGGTAAAGCTGATGGACGTCATCGGCATACCGGTGAAGTACCACCATCACGAAGTCGCTCTCTCGCAGCTCGAGATAGAGCTCGACTTCATGGACATGGCACAGGCCGCCGACATGGTCTCCCTCGCGAAATGGATAATCCGCCAGGTCGCCGCGGAGTGGGGCTTGCGCGTAACTTTCATGCCGAAGCCCCTCTATAAGATGCCCGGCAACGGCATGCACGTCCATCAGTTCCTTGAGAAAGGCGGCAGCTCGATTTTCCCCGGCGATGTGCTTTTCAACCTCTCCAACGAAGGGCTTTCCTACATAGCCGGGATGCTGTCGCACAGCCTGACTGGAAGTCTGCTCGCCTTCGCATGCCCGAGCACCAACAGCTACCGCCGCCTCGTGCACGGCTACGAGGCCCCGGTCTCAGCGACATTCGCGAAGGGCTCGCGCGCGGCCGCGGTGCGCATCCCCGGCTACGTCAAAAAGGATGAGACGCGCGTCGAATACCGAACCGGCGACGCGTCGTGCAACCTTTACTTCTTCCTCGCCGCGATGGTGCTCGCCGGAGCCGACGGTATACTAAGAGGGCTGAACCCGGTCGCGCTCGGCTATCAGAGCCGGGAGGCGAGGGAGGATCTGACCTTCCCGCTGAACCTCAACGCCGTGCTCGACGGCCTTGAGAAGGACGCGGATTACCTCGCTCCGGCCTTCCCCGACAAGCTGATAGAGCTTTGGATAAAGGCGAAGCGCGCCGAGGCGGAATACGTTTACAACGCGCCGACGCCGCAGGAATACGAGCTCTATTTTTAGAGAAACGAAAAATTTATGTATAAA of the Synergistes jonesii genome contains:
- a CDS encoding DMT family transporter, producing MLSLCAAFCWGIISPAAKIVSAAEIDLMTLMIFRSLFALAASGLCLFISGQRARLHVGRETARFYFICGAFSVALAGGGYLKSLAYLTVAQAIVIHYTFPLATLAGSMWVTREKPTPLQVAAGFIIVAGVVTGMGGSAASFTSIPAAGFIWAALAVIGISGQALVARRFSISHETDELAMLFYSNLFGSALLIAYKTLFAGWRDAALVTPRLFALMSLVAFTGSFLSYGFFYAALKYIPAAVVSLFCTFEIVVAVGLTALFVGQAPSPHEAAGCALILIAIFCASVAPKEKR
- a CDS encoding ATP-binding cassette domain-containing protein, with protein sequence MPKHKPANLGIGGKKTVREFYKSFCGERQTAPFASAIVQETELLLNKPTSHLDLGNQIKMLRTIKILAEEKGISIIMATHAPEHAFLARNTAAPLKGVHVYVWALPASAITEAYLCYLFGVEVKIADVDKGKGIKSRTSLMD
- a CDS encoding (deoxy)nucleoside triphosphate pyrophosphohydrolase, with the protein product MIEVVAALIRSGDKFMICRRPAHKARGRLWEFAGGKVEPGESKEEALIRECREELGVALLLGSVFAEAEYAYPDTAVHLTLFSAAIAEGTPQKLEHSDIRWITAEEIPQYEFCPADREFLDKIRAAKN
- a CDS encoding glutamine synthetase family protein, which translates into the protein MQLERYNGHIEEADYLNLLMVDIAGDIRSVALPKGYVSEKILKDGIGFDASNYGYAKVSDSDMVAVPDMSTAFFEIRGDYKMLHVLCDVVSADRETFDQYPRNVIKKARDFLREEGIADTAKLLVELEYYVFEEAEYKSGVEGAFYRVKSSEGLGEEFASSPRVSLRGAYHRMPPEDSYMDFRNETVKLMDVIGIPVKYHHHEVALSQLEIELDFMDMAQAADMVSLAKWIIRQVAAEWGLRVTFMPKPLYKMPGNGMHVHQFLEKGGSSIFPGDVLFNLSNEGLSYIAGMLSHSLTGSLLAFACPSTNSYRRLVHGYEAPVSATFAKGSRAAAVRIPGYVKKDETRVEYRTGDASCNLYFFLAAMVLAGADGILRGLNPVALGYQSREAREDLTFPLNLNAVLDGLEKDADYLAPAFPDKLIELWIKAKRAEAEYVYNAPTPQEYELYF
- the modB gene encoding molybdate ABC transporter permease subunit; translated protein: MDWFPLYNSLRIAGISTFITFFSGICAAYYISKLPKFIKGVLDCVLTLPMVLPPTVVGFFLLKTIGPLGPVGSVVLDFFGFKLTMTWYSAIFATGVVTFPLMYRTVRGAFDAFDHNLTYSAQTLGLSNTYIFWRVMVPNCKDGILAATVLAFARAIGEYGATTMVTGYIPGRTATISTTVYQLWREGNDAAASKWVFVNLVISFVVLVAVNMLENSYRQPKGKAVSHTLSEEFERR
- the modA gene encoding molybdate ABC transporter substrate-binding protein encodes the protein MKKKLSLLALLCAALLIALPAFAATELYVFAAASMTESMNQIAEMYEKVDPNVKIVYNFDSSGTLKTQIEQGAECDIFISAGQKQMNAINDKFVMPDTRFDIVSNRVVLIVPKGQNPTNIRSFGDVASDKVKLIALGNSDVPVGQYSEEIFKNMGIWEKLKKENKITYASNVKEVLAQTAAAAVNCGVVYSTDAATSDAVEVISFAPKGTHRPIIYPAAIMKDTKHKAEAEAFVKYLKSDPCSAVFTKTGFSIPKK
- a CDS encoding radical SAM protein, which produces MVTVARVKVKSLLSPTKLGSDFVINPYIGCPHGCVYCYAAEIMRAHRGRAEPWGSYLDVKLPSAPFDLAKLFRKSILLSSMTDAYNPYEEHSLTTRGILRALLPAQPSISIITKSALVVRDIDILKEFPSACVTFSFSSLDDEFRKRAEPYASSPQKKLAAMAALQSAGIETNVMCAPLFPAITDCATIINAVKPLTSHITFDALKLRRGNAEKILSFVNSLHPELKELYEEIYLRRQKDFWEVLRLEIKRKCAQEGIRSSVFFGGRHASA
- a CDS encoding sulfate/molybdate ABC transporter ATP-binding protein, translated to MSAIVEFRKKLGSFSLDVSFEAGGEVLALLGGSGCGKSMTLKCIAGIVTPDEGRIIVNGVTFYDSAAKINLKPQRRHVGLLFQNYALFPNMTTRQNIMTVFEHGAGRRENKEERYKEIAERFFISGLEDHYPSQLSGGQQQRVALARIMASDPTVIMLDEPLSALDSFLHWQLEQKLARVLRQYRGTTLYVSHNRDEVYRLCDRVCVINQGVSEPVKDVAEFFGAPPTLAAAILSGCKNFSRAEASGAHTIHAKDWNMEFSCARGVTKEIRYVGVRAHYLIPVPESERDKNTIEAEILEVKDDVFSGVINVRPRGADSESNFSMVRVETSKETAARYHEGETIYLKVAEGDVMPLLA